A stretch of the Ctenopharyngodon idella isolate HZGC_01 chromosome 14, HZGC01, whole genome shotgun sequence genome encodes the following:
- the exosc3 gene encoding exosome complex component RRP40 produces MDTVHARFKEKIGEVLLPGDVFSFRMPESGGDCIIKTEKIICGPGLRRNGEEVQVCKSGILRHKQPNLYWIDSQQRRYVPAKGESVIGIVTSKSGDIFKVDVGGSEQASLSYLAFEGATKRNRPNVQVGDLVYGQFTIANKDMEPELVCIDSCGRANGMGVFGADGLLFKVSLGLVRRLLAPQSEIVKDLEKIFPFEMVVGMNGRVWVKAKTVQQTLIVANLLETCENMTSQQRQTLFRRVAEGSL; encoded by the exons ATGGACACCGTACATGCTCGTTTCAAAGAGAAAATTGGTGAAGTACTTTTACCCGGAGATGTGTTCTCATTCAGAATGCCTGAATCTGGAGGAGACTGTATTATCAAAACCGAAAAGATAATATGCGGTCCAGGGCTCCGGAGAAATGGAGAGGAAGTTCAAgtttgtaaaagtggcattttgCGCCATAAACAGCCAAATCTGTACTGGATAGACTCTCAGCAGAGACGG TATGTACCAGCCAAGGGTGAAAGTGTGATCGGCATTGTGACTTCCAAGTCTGGAGATATCTTTAAAGTGGACGTTGGAGGAAGTGAGCAAGCATCTCTTTCATACCTTGCATTTGAGGGAGCTACCAAGAGGAACAGGCCTAATGTGCAG GTTGGAGATCTGGTATACGGCCAGTTCACAATTGCAAACAAGGATATGGAACCCGAGCTGGTGTGTATAGACAGCTGTGGCAGGGCCAACGGGATGGGGGTTTTCGGAGCTGATGGGCTGCTCTTTAAAGTGTCTCTGGGACTAGTGCGCAG ACTTCTGGCTCCTCAGAGTGAAATAGTGAAGGACCTGGAGAAGATTTTCCCCTTTGAGATGGTTGTTGGAATGAATGGCAGAGTGTGGGTGAAAGCAAAGACCGTTCAGCAGACGCTGATAGTGGCCAATCTTCTGGAGACATGTGAGAACATGACCTCTCAACAGAGACAGACACTTTTCAGGAGAGTGGCAGAAGGCTCCCTCTAG